One Trachemys scripta elegans isolate TJP31775 chromosome 4, CAS_Tse_1.0, whole genome shotgun sequence genomic region harbors:
- the PRPF39 gene encoding pre-mRNA-processing factor 39 isoform X4, whose product MQGPLRFEDQDSARGDQNIAMFYPTSTQMVYRRGLQAIPLSVDLWIHYINFLKETLDPVDPETNNTIRGAYEHAVLAAGTDFRSDRLWEMYINWENEQGNLREVTAIYDRILGIPTQLYSHHFQRFKEHVQNSLPRDLLTPEQFIQLRRELASVSGHSGDDAPPGDDLPSGIEDITDPAKLITEIENMRHRIQEIHQEMFNHNEHEVSKRWTFEEGIKRPYFHVKPLEKAQLKNWKEYLEFEIENGTHERVVVLFERCVISCALYEDFWIKYAKYMENHSIEGVRHVYSRACTIHLPKKPMVHMLWAAFEEQQGNINEARRILKTFEECVLGLAMVRLRRVSLERRHGNMEEAEHLLQEAVKNAKSSGESSFYAIKLARHLFKVQKNLPKARKVLLESIEKDKENTKLYLNLLEMEYSGDLKQNEENILTCFDKAVNGALSIKMRITFSQRKVEFLEDFGSDVNKLLDAYDEHQTLLKEQDSLKRKAENGSEEPDEKKAHTDDATLASTQMMDGDMQANQVAYNYNAWYQYNYQNAWNYGQYYAPPPT is encoded by the exons ATGCAGGGACCGCTGCGCTTTGAAGATCAAGACTCTGCACGTGGAGATCAGAACATTGCCATGTTCTATCCAACCTCCACCCAAATG GTGTATCGGAGAGGGCTACAGGCAATACCTCTTAGTGTTGATCTTTGGATACATTATATAAACTTCTTAAAAGAGACACTGGATCCTGTTGACCCTGAAACTAATAATACCATAAGAGG agCCTATGAACATGCAGTCTTAGCTGCAGGGACAGATTTCCGCTCTGACAGACTATGGGAAATGTATATAAATTGGGAAAATGAACAGGGCAACCTACGAGAAGTTACAGCTATATATGATCGTATCCTGGGGATTCCCACGCAGCTCTATAGCCATCACTTCCAGAG GTTTAAAGAACACGTACAAAATAGTTTGCCTCGAGACCTTCTAACTCCTGAGCAGTTTATTCAGCTGCGCCGGGAATTGGCGTCTGTCAGTGGCCATAGTGGGGATGATGCACCACCAGGAGATGACCTTCCTTCTGGAATTGAGGACATAACTGACCCTGCAAAG CTAATCACTGAAATAGAAAACATGAGACACAGAATCCAAGAGATTCATCAAGAAATGTTCAATCACAATGAACATGAAGTCAGCAAGAGGTGGACCTTTGAAGAAGGA ATAAAACGACCTTACTTCCATGTAAAACCTTTGGAGAAAGCCcagttgaaaaactggaaagaataCTTAGAGTTTGAGATAGAAAATGGGACTCATGAGCGAGTTGTGGTCCTCTTTGAAAGATGTGTTATTTCATGTGCCCTCTATGAGGACTTCTGGATTAAG TATGCCAAGTATATGGAGAATCACAGTATTGAAGGAGTGAGACATGTCTACAGCAGGGCCTGTACAATACACCTTCCTAAGAAACCAATGGTTCATATGCTATGGGCTGCCTTTGAAGAACAGCAGG GGAACATCAATGAAGCAAGaagaattttgaaaacatttgaagAGTGTGTTCTGGGACTTGCAATGGTTCGCTTGCGAAGAGTTAGCTTAGAACGCCGACATGGAAACATGGAAGAAGCTGAACACCTGCTTCAGGAAGCTGTTAAGAATGCTAAATCAAGCGGTGAATCATCATTTTATGCCATCAAACTAGCTCGACATCTTTTCAAAGTTCAGAAGAACCTTCCAAAAGCAAGAAAAGTACTATTGGAATCCATTGAGAAAGACAAA gagaacactAAATTGTATCTCAACTTACTTGAAATGGAGTATAGTGGGGATCTTAagcaaaatgaagaaaacatcctCACATGTTTTGACAAAGCTGTCAATGGTGCATTGTCTATAAAAATGAGGATTACATTTTCTCAACGAAAAGTGGAATTTCTGGAAGATTTTGGTTCTGACGTCAACAA gCTTTTGGATGCCTATGATGAACATCAAACACTTCTAAAAGAGCAGGattctttaaaaaggaaagcagaaaatgg CTCGGAGGAACCAGATGAGAAGAAAGCACATACAGATGATGCGACATTGGCATCTACCCAAATGATGGATGGAGACATGCAAGCTAATCAGGTTGCATATAATTATAATGCGTGGTATCAG TACAACTACCAGAATGCATGGAATTACGGACAGTATTATGCCCCCCCTCCAACCTGA
- the PRPF39 gene encoding pre-mRNA-processing factor 39 isoform X3, with protein sequence MQGPLRFEDQDSARGDQNIAMFYPTSTQMVYRRGLQAIPLSVDLWIHYINFLKETLDPVDPETNNTIRGAYEHAVLAAGTDFRSDRLWEMYINWENEQGNLREVTAIYDRILGIPTQLYSHHFQRFKEHVQNSLPRDLLTPEQFIQLRRELASVSGHSGDDAPPGDDLPSGIEDITDPAKLITEIENMRHRIQEIHQEMFNHNEHEVSKRWTFEEGIKRPYFHVKPLEKAQLKNWKEYLEFEIENGTHERVVVLFERCVISCALYEDFWIKYAKYMENHSIEGVRHVYSRACTIHLPKKPMVHMLWAAFEEQQVDGCMVSALNTYPTFLGNINEARRILKTFEECVLGLAMVRLRRVSLERRHGNMEEAEHLLQEAVKNAKSSGESSFYAIKLARHLFKVQKNLPKARKVLLESIEKDKENTKLYLNLLEMEYSGDLKQNEENILTCFDKAVNGALSIKMRITFSQRKVEFLEDFGSDVNKLLDAYDEHQTLLKEQDSLKRKAENGSEEPDEKKAHTDDATLASTQMMDGDMQANQVAYNYNAWYQYNYQNAWNYGQYYAPPPT encoded by the exons ATGCAGGGACCGCTGCGCTTTGAAGATCAAGACTCTGCACGTGGAGATCAGAACATTGCCATGTTCTATCCAACCTCCACCCAAATG GTGTATCGGAGAGGGCTACAGGCAATACCTCTTAGTGTTGATCTTTGGATACATTATATAAACTTCTTAAAAGAGACACTGGATCCTGTTGACCCTGAAACTAATAATACCATAAGAGG agCCTATGAACATGCAGTCTTAGCTGCAGGGACAGATTTCCGCTCTGACAGACTATGGGAAATGTATATAAATTGGGAAAATGAACAGGGCAACCTACGAGAAGTTACAGCTATATATGATCGTATCCTGGGGATTCCCACGCAGCTCTATAGCCATCACTTCCAGAG GTTTAAAGAACACGTACAAAATAGTTTGCCTCGAGACCTTCTAACTCCTGAGCAGTTTATTCAGCTGCGCCGGGAATTGGCGTCTGTCAGTGGCCATAGTGGGGATGATGCACCACCAGGAGATGACCTTCCTTCTGGAATTGAGGACATAACTGACCCTGCAAAG CTAATCACTGAAATAGAAAACATGAGACACAGAATCCAAGAGATTCATCAAGAAATGTTCAATCACAATGAACATGAAGTCAGCAAGAGGTGGACCTTTGAAGAAGGA ATAAAACGACCTTACTTCCATGTAAAACCTTTGGAGAAAGCCcagttgaaaaactggaaagaataCTTAGAGTTTGAGATAGAAAATGGGACTCATGAGCGAGTTGTGGTCCTCTTTGAAAGATGTGTTATTTCATGTGCCCTCTATGAGGACTTCTGGATTAAG TATGCCAAGTATATGGAGAATCACAGTATTGAAGGAGTGAGACATGTCTACAGCAGGGCCTGTACAATACACCTTCCTAAGAAACCAATGGTTCATATGCTATGGGCTGCCTTTGAAGAACAGCAGG TTGATGGATGCATGGTGTCTGCATTAAATACTTACCCAACGTTTTTAGGGAACATCAATGAAGCAAGaagaattttgaaaacatttgaagAGTGTGTTCTGGGACTTGCAATGGTTCGCTTGCGAAGAGTTAGCTTAGAACGCCGACATGGAAACATGGAAGAAGCTGAACACCTGCTTCAGGAAGCTGTTAAGAATGCTAAATCAAGCGGTGAATCATCATTTTATGCCATCAAACTAGCTCGACATCTTTTCAAAGTTCAGAAGAACCTTCCAAAAGCAAGAAAAGTACTATTGGAATCCATTGAGAAAGACAAA gagaacactAAATTGTATCTCAACTTACTTGAAATGGAGTATAGTGGGGATCTTAagcaaaatgaagaaaacatcctCACATGTTTTGACAAAGCTGTCAATGGTGCATTGTCTATAAAAATGAGGATTACATTTTCTCAACGAAAAGTGGAATTTCTGGAAGATTTTGGTTCTGACGTCAACAA gCTTTTGGATGCCTATGATGAACATCAAACACTTCTAAAAGAGCAGGattctttaaaaaggaaagcagaaaatgg CTCGGAGGAACCAGATGAGAAGAAAGCACATACAGATGATGCGACATTGGCATCTACCCAAATGATGGATGGAGACATGCAAGCTAATCAGGTTGCATATAATTATAATGCGTGGTATCAG TACAACTACCAGAATGCATGGAATTACGGACAGTATTATGCCCCCCCTCCAACCTGA